In one window of Ruminococcus hominis DNA:
- a CDS encoding NADH peroxidase → MKKFVCTVCGYVHEGDAAPEKCPVCGVGADKFKEQTGEREWAAEHVVGVAKGVSEDILADLRANFEGECSEVGMYLAMARVAHREGYPEIGLYWEKAAYEEAEHAAKFAELLGEVVTDSTKKNLEMRVDAENGATAGKFDLAKRAKAANLDAIHDTVHEMARDEARHGKAFEGLLKRYFG, encoded by the coding sequence CACCAGAGAAATGTCCAGTTTGTGGTGTTGGTGCTGACAAATTCAAAGAGCAGACAGGTGAAAGAGAATGGGCTGCTGAGCACGTTGTAGGTGTTGCTAAAGGTGTTAGCGAAGACATCCTTGCTGATTTAAGAGCAAACTTTGAAGGAGAATGTTCAGAAGTTGGTATGTATCTTGCAATGGCAAGAGTTGCTCACAGAGAAGGTTACCCAGAGATCGGTCTTTACTGGGAGAAAGCTGCTTACGAAGAAGCAGAGCACGCTGCTAAATTTGCAGAACTTCTTGGAGAAGTCGTAACAGATAGCACAAAGAAAAACCTTGAGATGAGAGTTGACGCTGAGAACGGAGCTACAGCTGGTAAATTTGACCTTGCTAAACGTGCTAAAGCTGCTAACCTGGATGCAATCCACGATACAGTACATGAGATGGCAAGAGATGAAGCTAGACACGGAAAAGCATTCGAAGGACTGCTCAAGAGATATTTCGGCTAA
- a CDS encoding VOC family protein has protein sequence MQNQVVILSHFYKEILELEEVRAWDTGCMFNTGAGLMEIFNDGECPLGQGTIRHFALATDDVDACAKKVKEAGYEVFIELNDIVISSTPEFPARIAFCRGPVGEEIEFFQER, from the coding sequence GTGCAAAATCAAGTAGTGATTTTGAGTCATTTTTATAAAGAGATTCTGGAGCTCGAAGAGGTAAGAGCCTGGGATACAGGTTGTATGTTTAATACTGGAGCAGGTCTGATGGAGATTTTTAACGATGGAGAATGTCCATTGGGACAGGGAACAATCAGACATTTTGCACTTGCAACAGACGATGTAGACGCATGTGCCAAAAAAGTAAAAGAGGCTGGATATGAAGTGTTCATAGAGCTAAACGATATTGTAATTTCGTCAACACCGGAGTTCCCTGCAAGAATTGCTTTCTGTAGAGGACCGGTTGGAGAAGAGATTGAGTTCTTCCAGGAAAGATAA
- a CDS encoding HAMP domain-containing sensor histidine kinase gives MKKMSLQWRLTIITTLLIAIICGCLTLLLYKNGIYYIDSLQDTVNSQNTNPDELYIDIPDDEWDDFAAKFSMKVYDSKEDYRKRSLLITVLIAMFGGAVTYFISGRALKPLRDFSKSVEKVQAQNLTDCTIEGGTVPELDRLSVSYNKMLLRLSEAFEVQRQFTGNAAHELRTPLALMQAQLDIYNSTEHPDSDEQTKETIKMMTEQNERLSKLVRTLLDMSELQTVARKDEIELNSLIEEVLADLEPLAQEKEIKLVEESEELVMTGSDILIYRMIYNLVENAIKYNHVGGQVLVKAAQKDTDIVIEIEDTGNGISEEFRERVFEPFFRVDKSRSRALGGVGLGLAMVREIVRVHNGKISIKENEYGGTTFEVVL, from the coding sequence ATGAAAAAAATGTCACTCCAGTGGAGACTTACAATTATTACAACACTGTTGATTGCTATTATATGCGGATGCCTGACGCTTCTTTTATATAAGAATGGAATTTATTATATTGATTCATTGCAGGATACGGTAAACAGTCAAAATACAAATCCGGATGAATTATATATTGATATTCCGGATGATGAGTGGGATGATTTTGCAGCGAAATTTTCCATGAAGGTGTACGACAGCAAAGAAGATTATAGGAAGAGAAGTCTTTTGATCACAGTGCTCATAGCAATGTTTGGCGGAGCTGTGACTTATTTTATAAGCGGACGTGCATTGAAGCCACTTCGGGATTTCTCAAAATCTGTTGAAAAAGTGCAGGCTCAGAATCTTACAGACTGTACGATTGAAGGTGGAACGGTTCCTGAGTTGGACAGGCTGAGCGTATCATATAATAAAATGCTCTTAAGATTGTCAGAAGCTTTTGAAGTGCAAAGACAATTTACCGGAAATGCAGCGCATGAGCTTCGAACACCGTTGGCCCTTATGCAGGCACAGCTTGATATTTATAATTCAACAGAGCATCCGGATAGTGATGAGCAGACGAAAGAAACAATAAAAATGATGACAGAGCAAAATGAGCGACTTAGTAAATTGGTAAGAACTCTGTTAGATATGAGTGAACTTCAGACGGTGGCACGTAAAGATGAGATAGAACTCAATTCTCTTATCGAGGAAGTGTTAGCGGATCTTGAGCCACTGGCACAGGAAAAAGAAATAAAGCTGGTAGAGGAAAGCGAAGAACTCGTTATGACAGGGAGCGATATTTTGATTTATCGCATGATCTATAATCTCGTGGAAAATGCGATTAAATATAATCATGTTGGTGGGCAGGTACTGGTTAAAGCGGCTCAAAAAGATACGGATATCGTGATTGAGATTGAAGACACAGGAAATGGAATATCCGAGGAGTTTAGAGAAAGAGTATTTGAGCCATTCTTCCGTGTAGATAAATCAAGAAGCCGTGCATTAGGCGGAGTCGGACTTGGACTTGCAATGGTGCGGGAGATTGTGCGCGTGCATAATGGAAAGATATCGATAAAAGAAAATGAATATGGTGGAACGACGTTTGAAGTTGTGCTGTAG
- a CDS encoding transketolase, which yields MNLKLLAYKLRKDTVDLICAGKAGHIGGDMSVMEVLVELYFHQMNISPENMDDPNRDLFVLSKGHSVEAYYSILAEKGFIPKEELHREFSKFGSKYIGHPNNKLPGIEMNSGSLGHGLPVCVGMAKAGKMDNRDYRVYTVMGDGELAEGSVWEGVMAASHYKLDNLCAVVDRNRLQISGNTEDVMHQDDLHERFKSFGWHVIDVADGNDIDQLEAAFNEAKTVKGKPTVLIANTVKGKGSKVMEDKANWHHKVPTEEEYAQIMADFKKAEEALQ from the coding sequence ATGAATTTAAAATTACTTGCATATAAGCTTCGAAAAGATACTGTAGATTTAATCTGTGCCGGAAAGGCAGGTCATATTGGTGGAGATATGAGTGTGATGGAAGTTCTTGTGGAGTTGTACTTCCACCAGATGAACATTAGTCCTGAGAACATGGATGACCCGAATCGTGATTTGTTTGTGCTCAGTAAAGGGCATTCTGTAGAGGCATATTATTCTATTCTTGCAGAAAAAGGATTTATTCCAAAAGAAGAATTGCACAGAGAATTCAGCAAATTCGGTTCAAAATACATCGGTCATCCAAATAATAAACTTCCAGGTATTGAAATGAATTCAGGTTCTCTTGGACATGGGCTTCCGGTTTGTGTTGGTATGGCGAAGGCAGGAAAGATGGATAACAGAGATTATCGTGTCTATACAGTTATGGGTGACGGAGAGCTGGCAGAAGGATCTGTATGGGAAGGTGTAATGGCAGCCAGTCATTACAAATTGGATAATTTATGTGCTGTAGTAGACCGAAACCGTCTGCAGATTTCAGGAAATACAGAAGATGTGATGCACCAAGACGACCTTCATGAGAGATTTAAGAGTTTTGGATGGCATGTGATTGATGTGGCAGATGGTAATGATATCGACCAATTGGAAGCTGCATTTAACGAAGCCAAAACAGTGAAAGGAAAACCAACTGTATTGATTGCAAATACAGTTAAAGGAAAAGGTTCAAAAGTGATGGAAGATAAGGCAAACTGGCATCACAAAGTTCCGACAGAGGAAGAATATGCTCAGATTATGGCAGATTTCAAAAAAGCAGAGGAGGCACTTCAGTAA
- a CDS encoding L-fucose/L-arabinose isomerase family protein yields the protein MANVKLGFVPTRRSIFSAPDAIKYRGLTADRFRALGIDFVDITDINEEGLLYDDQDVDKIAAKFRAEGVDGIMLAHCNFGTEYVCARLAKKLGLPVLLWGPLDERPEPDGVRLRDTQCGLFATGKVLRRFQVPFTYLTNCRLNDPVFERGVRDFLAVCNVVKRFRNIRILQISTRPFDFWTTMCNEGELLEKFNIQLAPVPMTELTEEVKAVKDERTKQEKVLEYIRENMEIQIKDEEVENVAALAVAMKNLVEKYGCQAAAIQCWNALQTELGIMPCAANAILNDEGIPVVCETDIHGAITALMVEAAGMDETRGFFADWTIRHPDIESGELLQHCGPWPVSVAREKAKLTYPLAFEHPGSLTAEAKHGDVTLCRFDGDNGEYSLLLGRAKGVEGPKCMGTYLWVEVENIKRLEAKIVEGPYIHHCVGIHKDVVPVLYEACKYIGVKPDLYDPIEEEVKAYLRGE from the coding sequence ATGGCAAATGTAAAATTGGGATTTGTACCTACAAGAAGAAGTATTTTTAGTGCACCGGATGCGATTAAATATCGCGGATTAACAGCAGACAGATTCAGAGCATTAGGAATTGATTTTGTAGATATCACAGATATTAATGAGGAAGGACTTCTCTATGATGATCAGGATGTAGATAAAATTGCTGCTAAATTTAGAGCAGAAGGAGTAGACGGAATCATGCTCGCACACTGCAATTTTGGTACAGAATATGTCTGTGCAAGACTGGCAAAGAAACTTGGGCTGCCGGTACTTCTCTGGGGACCACTGGATGAGAGGCCTGAACCGGATGGAGTGAGACTTCGTGATACACAGTGCGGTCTGTTTGCAACAGGTAAAGTGCTTCGAAGATTTCAAGTGCCATTTACATACTTAACAAACTGCCGTTTGAATGACCCGGTATTCGAGCGTGGAGTAAGAGATTTTCTTGCAGTCTGTAATGTAGTTAAGAGATTCAGAAACATTCGAATTCTTCAGATTTCCACTCGTCCGTTTGACTTCTGGACAACAATGTGCAACGAAGGAGAACTACTGGAGAAATTCAACATTCAGCTGGCACCGGTTCCGATGACAGAACTTACTGAAGAAGTGAAGGCGGTTAAGGATGAAAGAACAAAACAAGAAAAAGTTTTGGAATATATCCGTGAAAATATGGAAATTCAGATTAAAGACGAAGAAGTGGAAAACGTAGCTGCCCTTGCGGTTGCAATGAAAAATCTGGTTGAAAAATATGGATGTCAGGCAGCAGCAATTCAGTGCTGGAATGCACTTCAGACAGAGCTTGGAATTATGCCATGTGCTGCAAATGCAATCTTAAATGATGAGGGTATTCCGGTTGTATGCGAAACAGATATCCACGGTGCAATCACAGCACTTATGGTGGAAGCAGCAGGAATGGATGAAACAAGAGGATTTTTTGCAGATTGGACAATCCGTCACCCAGATATTGAAAGTGGAGAACTGCTTCAGCATTGTGGTCCATGGCCGGTATCAGTAGCAAGAGAGAAGGCAAAACTGACATACCCATTGGCATTTGAACATCCGGGAAGCCTGACAGCAGAAGCAAAACACGGAGATGTTACACTGTGTAGATTCGATGGAGACAACGGAGAATATTCGCTTCTTTTGGGACGTGCCAAAGGTGTGGAAGGACCAAAATGTATGGGAACTTATCTCTGGGTTGAAGTTGAGAATATCAAACGTCTGGAGGCAAAAATAGTAGAAGGACCATACATTCATCACTGCGTAGGAATCCACAAAGATGTAGTGCCGGTGCTCTATGAAGCATGTAAATACATCGGAGTAAAACCAGATTTATACGATCCGATTGAGGAAGAAGTTAAGGCTTACTTAAGAGGAGAATGA
- a CDS encoding AAA family ATPase, translated as MNCISRPRRFGKSITANMLAAYYDGTYY; from the coding sequence TTGAATTGTATCAGTCGTCCAAGACGTTTTGGAAAGTCCATCACAGCAAATATGCTTGCAGCCTACTATGATGGGACATATTATTGA
- a CDS encoding response regulator transcription factor gives MRILIVEDEKNLCDMIGKSLHDAGYEVDLCYDGEDALEMIYAEKYDLIVLDLNLPGVDGMEILRELRKENEETKVLILSARSQIADKVDGLDAGANDYMEKPFHLQELEARVRSLTRRKFIQKNVCLECDGVKFDTRERMAYANGEKVALTRKENGILEYLLLNQGRPVSQEELIEHVWDSSVDSFSGSIRVHMSSLRRKLKATLGFDPIVNKIGEGYRIGGNFK, from the coding sequence TTGAGAATATTAATAGTTGAAGATGAAAAGAATTTGTGTGATATGATAGGAAAAAGCTTGCATGATGCAGGGTACGAAGTGGATCTGTGTTACGATGGAGAGGATGCATTGGAGATGATCTATGCAGAAAAGTATGATCTGATCGTATTGGATCTGAATTTGCCAGGAGTGGATGGGATGGAGATCCTTAGGGAACTTCGTAAGGAAAATGAGGAGACAAAAGTATTGATACTTTCTGCAAGAAGTCAGATTGCGGACAAGGTGGACGGGCTCGACGCAGGGGCAAACGATTATATGGAAAAGCCATTTCATTTACAAGAATTAGAGGCGCGTGTAAGAAGTCTGACGAGAAGAAAATTTATACAGAAAAATGTTTGCCTGGAATGTGATGGGGTGAAGTTTGATACGCGGGAACGAATGGCGTATGCGAATGGAGAGAAGGTAGCACTTACCAGAAAAGAGAACGGAATCCTGGAATATTTGTTGCTGAACCAGGGCAGACCGGTGAGTCAGGAAGAGTTGATAGAGCATGTATGGGATTCTTCGGTGGACAGTTTTAGTGGCTCTATTCGTGTGCATATGTCTTCTTTAAGAAGAAAGCTAAAGGCGACGCTTGGGTTTGATCCGATTGTAAATAAAATCGGTGAGGGCTATAGGATAGGAGGCAATTTTAAATGA
- a CDS encoding LacI family DNA-binding transcriptional regulator, protein MSITSKELAKILNLSPAAISMALNNKPGVSTSTRKLVMETADKYGYDFSKLAEKHNLKGTIYFVIYKKHGAVVSDTPFFSELSEGIALGCKKADYKLKISYVYEDEDIVEKQLEEIQYSDCIGMIVLGTEMKPEDLKPFQKLPIPFVLIDSYFETVSCDCVLINNVQGAYLAASHLIRKTKKQPGYLHSSYDIGNFAERNSGFFKAVRAHGMSSAKSIVHLLTPSMDGAYADMKEIIEKGEELAPCYFADNDLIAMGAMKALKEAGYRIPQDIAIAGFDNLPFSKVFEPALTTINVPKLYMGEMAAARLVELLKSPSANPVKIEVGTALVERRSTDL, encoded by the coding sequence ATGTCAATTACATCAAAAGAACTTGCTAAAATTTTGAATCTATCACCTGCTGCTATTTCTATGGCATTAAACAACAAACCAGGTGTCAGTACCTCAACCAGAAAACTTGTTATGGAAACAGCTGACAAATATGGATATGATTTTTCAAAGCTTGCCGAAAAGCATAATCTAAAGGGAACTATTTACTTTGTAATTTATAAAAAACATGGAGCTGTCGTGAGCGATACCCCTTTCTTTTCTGAATTATCAGAAGGGATTGCTCTCGGATGTAAAAAAGCTGACTATAAACTAAAAATCAGCTATGTATATGAAGATGAAGATATAGTAGAAAAGCAATTAGAAGAAATTCAGTATTCTGACTGTATCGGAATGATTGTTCTGGGAACAGAAATGAAGCCGGAAGATTTAAAGCCATTCCAAAAACTACCTATTCCATTTGTTTTAATAGATAGTTATTTTGAAACTGTTTCCTGCGACTGTGTACTGATCAACAACGTGCAAGGTGCTTATCTGGCTGCATCCCATTTAATCCGCAAGACAAAAAAACAGCCTGGATATTTACATTCTTCTTATGATATTGGAAATTTTGCAGAACGAAATTCTGGATTTTTTAAAGCTGTACGTGCACATGGAATGTCTTCAGCCAAAAGCATTGTCCATTTATTAACCCCATCTATGGACGGAGCATATGCCGACATGAAAGAAATTATTGAAAAGGGAGAAGAACTGGCCCCATGCTATTTTGCAGATAATGACCTGATCGCTATGGGAGCAATGAAAGCACTGAAAGAAGCCGGCTACCGAATTCCTCAGGATATTGCCATTGCCGGATTTGATAATCTTCCGTTCAGCAAAGTCTTTGAACCGGCACTTACTACGATAAATGTACCGAAACTTTACATGGGAGAAATGGCAGCGGCAAGACTTGTAGAGTTGTTAAAATCACCAAGTGCTAATCCGGTGAAGATCGAGGTGGGAACGGCATTGGTGGAAAGACGAAGTACGGATTTGTAA
- a CDS encoding CD1871A family CXXC motif-containing protein, translating to MLKSIKWSQLGLFCVGIIMFLYGIFRGEAAVVLSKAIKLCLECVGIG from the coding sequence ATTTTGAAGTCAATAAAATGGTCGCAGCTCGGTTTATTTTGCGTCGGTATTATCATGTTTCTCTATGGTATTTTCCGTGGCGAAGCCGCAGTTGTACTTAGCAAAGCAATAAAATTATGTCTGGAGTGTGTCGGAATTGGATAA
- a CDS encoding Gfo/Idh/MocA family protein, giving the protein MLKVGIIGCGKIAQRRHVPEYASNIHAKIIGYFDARKEAAEALAAQYGGKVYDSIDDMLSDPEVEAVSVCTSNNTHAEVSIQAMRAGKHVLCEKPMARTVEECEEMLRVAKEMNCFLMIGQNQRFNTGHVRAKELIEQGIIGKPLSFKTSFCHGGPERWLAGSDSDDMPKDIWFFDKKIAGLGVMADLGIHKIDLMQYLLGQKIKEVTAKVLTLDKKDSSGNLIELEDNAICIFKMENGVIGTMNASWTDYGEEDNSTVIFGTKGLMRIYDNSEHTIQISTDRGDKIYYDLDRMMTNMDQRESGVIREFIRELEKNNWANAADEFSVNAIRVVQASFQSSIEDRTIKL; this is encoded by the coding sequence ATGTTAAAAGTTGGAATTATTGGATGTGGTAAAATCGCTCAAAGACGTCATGTACCTGAGTACGCTTCAAATATCCATGCCAAGATCATTGGATATTTCGATGCCAGAAAAGAAGCAGCTGAAGCATTGGCCGCGCAGTATGGTGGGAAAGTTTACGATTCAATCGATGATATGCTCTCAGACCCGGAAGTTGAAGCGGTCAGTGTATGTACATCAAACAATACCCACGCAGAAGTCAGTATTCAGGCCATGCGTGCCGGAAAACATGTTCTCTGTGAAAAACCGATGGCCCGTACCGTAGAAGAATGTGAAGAGATGCTTCGCGTTGCCAAAGAGATGAATTGTTTTCTTATGATCGGACAGAATCAGCGTTTTAACACAGGTCATGTACGTGCCAAAGAATTAATTGAACAGGGAATTATCGGAAAACCACTCAGCTTTAAGACCTCTTTCTGTCATGGCGGTCCAGAACGCTGGCTTGCCGGTTCGGATTCCGACGACATGCCAAAAGACATCTGGTTCTTTGATAAGAAAATCGCCGGCCTTGGAGTTATGGCAGATCTCGGTATTCACAAAATTGATCTGATGCAATATCTGTTAGGTCAAAAGATTAAAGAAGTAACCGCAAAAGTTTTGACTTTGGATAAAAAAGATTCTTCCGGAAATCTGATCGAACTGGAGGACAATGCCATCTGTATTTTTAAGATGGAAAATGGTGTCATCGGTACCATGAATGCCAGCTGGACCGACTATGGCGAGGAAGATAACTCCACTGTTATCTTTGGAACAAAAGGTCTGATGCGTATCTATGACAATAGCGAACATACCATTCAGATCAGTACTGACCGCGGTGATAAAATTTATTATGATCTGGATCGAATGATGACAAATATGGATCAAAGAGAATCCGGTGTTATCAGAGAATTTATCCGGGAATTAGAAAAAAATAACTGGGCAAACGCCGCCGATGAATTTTCTGTAAATGCAATACGTGTAGTGCAGGCAAGTTTTCAGTCGAGTATTGAGGATCGTACGATCAAGCTTTAA
- a CDS encoding FGGY-family carbohydrate kinase codes for MEEKYIISIDQSTQGTKALLFDAEGHLLRRTDVPHRQIVNEKGWVSHDPEEIYRNTIRVVKDLVEESGIDHSLVQGIGISNQRETTLIWDKETNKPIADAIVWQCSRATEICERPEIKNAAKMIREKTGLPLSPYFPAAKMAWLLENFQWEESQRGQEPVALKSQKCQELMAQHQLCFGTIDTWLVYRLTKGHDYKTDYSNASRTQLFNIFTLKWDEEICKLFGICPEDLPQVCDSDSEFGWTDFEGLFEKPIPIHAVLGDSHGALFGQGCLRKGDIKATYGTGSSIMMNIGEAPVVSTHGVVTSLAWGMNGKVNYVLEGNINYTGAVISWLKDDVRLIDSPGETESLCREAISDDELYFVPAFTGLGAPHWKSNAKASLSGITRTTGKAEIIRAGIECIAYQITDVVRAMEADAGVKVKEFRVDGGPTKNGYLMQFQSDILGGNVLVPDAEELSGIGVAYAAGIAMGIYTMDLFKLMKRKIYSKKMDENLREKKYIGWSKAVGNLV; via the coding sequence ATGGAAGAGAAATATATTATCAGTATCGACCAGAGTACACAGGGAACAAAAGCACTTCTATTTGATGCAGAAGGACATTTGCTTCGAAGAACAGATGTGCCACATCGTCAGATTGTAAACGAAAAAGGATGGGTTTCACACGACCCGGAAGAGATTTACAGAAATACCATTCGGGTTGTAAAAGATCTTGTAGAAGAGTCCGGAATTGACCATTCACTTGTTCAGGGAATAGGAATTAGTAATCAAAGAGAGACAACACTAATCTGGGACAAAGAAACAAATAAACCAATCGCAGATGCAATTGTATGGCAATGCTCCAGAGCAACGGAGATTTGTGAACGTCCAGAAATTAAAAATGCGGCAAAAATGATTCGCGAGAAAACAGGACTTCCCCTATCACCTTATTTCCCGGCAGCAAAAATGGCATGGCTGTTGGAAAACTTCCAATGGGAAGAGAGCCAAAGGGGTCAGGAACCAGTGGCTTTAAAGAGCCAAAAGTGTCAGGAACTAATGGCTCAACATCAACTTTGTTTTGGAACAATTGATACATGGCTTGTATATCGTCTGACAAAAGGCCATGATTATAAAACAGATTATTCTAATGCGTCAAGAACACAGTTATTCAATATCTTTACCTTAAAATGGGATGAAGAAATATGTAAATTGTTTGGAATTTGTCCTGAAGATTTACCGCAAGTATGTGATTCGGACAGTGAATTTGGGTGGACAGATTTTGAAGGACTTTTTGAAAAACCTATTCCAATTCATGCGGTACTGGGAGATTCTCACGGGGCATTATTTGGTCAGGGGTGTCTTAGGAAAGGAGACATCAAAGCGACTTATGGCACGGGATCTTCTATTATGATGAATATTGGAGAAGCACCGGTTGTCAGTACACATGGTGTTGTCACATCACTTGCATGGGGCATGAATGGAAAAGTGAATTATGTTCTTGAAGGAAATATAAATTATACCGGAGCGGTTATTTCATGGTTAAAAGACGATGTCAGACTGATTGATTCTCCGGGAGAGACGGAAAGCCTGTGCAGAGAAGCAATTTCTGATGATGAACTTTATTTTGTGCCTGCGTTTACCGGGCTGGGAGCACCACACTGGAAGAGTAATGCAAAAGCATCCCTATCTGGAATTACCAGAACAACCGGAAAAGCCGAGATTATTCGTGCAGGAATTGAGTGTATCGCTTATCAGATCACAGATGTTGTGAGAGCAATGGAGGCAGATGCAGGAGTAAAAGTGAAAGAATTTCGCGTGGATGGAGGACCAACAAAGAATGGTTATCTGATGCAATTTCAAAGTGATATCCTTGGAGGAAATGTTTTAGTGCCGGATGCGGAAGAACTTTCCGGAATCGGAGTGGCATATGCAGCAGGTATCGCAATGGGAATCTATACGATGGATTTGTTCAAACTTATGAAGAGAAAGATATATTCAAAAAAAATGGATGAGAATTTGAGAGAGAAGAAGTATATAGGTTGGAGTAAAGCAGTCGGAAACCTGGTGTGA
- a CDS encoding alpha-L-rhamnosidase C-terminal domain-containing protein, which produces MMGHIIEWYYNGIAGIIPEEPGFTKVTIKPYMPNTMNHFSCSFKTPQGGIKVSAQRNGKEVELNVDVPDTIEYLVDRSNLD; this is translated from the coding sequence ATGATGGGACATATTATTGAATGGTATTACAATGGTATTGCAGGAATTATCCCAGAGGAGCCTGGATTTACAAAAGTAACGATTAAGCCATATATGCCAAATACAATGAATCATTTTAGCTGTTCATTTAAAACACCTCAGGGGGGAATAAAAGTGTCTGCACAAAGAAATGGAAAAGAAGTGGAATTGAATGTAGATGTGCCAGATACAATTGAGTATTTAGTGGATCGAAGTAATTTAGATTAG
- a CDS encoding transketolase family protein has translation MGKIANKQMICEVLMEAAKTDKNIVALCSDSRGSGSFTPFADTYPEQFVETGIAEQNLVSISAGLAKCGKKAYAVSPACFLSTRSYEQCKVDVAYSNTNVKLIGISGGVSYGALGMSHHSAQDIAAMSAIPNMRVYLPSDHLQTKELMKALLKDEKPAYIRTGRNAVDPIYEEGNVPFEMDKATVVTKGEDVLIVACGEMVKPAKDAADLLKAEGITATVLDMYCVKPLDKEAIVREAVNVKAVVTVEEHAPFGGLGSMVAQVVGSECPKKVVNMSLPDAPVITGTSQEVFNYYKLNAEGIAEQVKEIL, from the coding sequence ATGGGAAAAATTGCAAATAAACAGATGATATGTGAAGTATTGATGGAAGCGGCAAAGACAGATAAAAATATCGTGGCACTTTGCAGTGATTCAAGAGGAAGCGGTTCTTTTACACCATTTGCAGATACATACCCGGAGCAGTTTGTTGAGACAGGCATTGCAGAACAGAACCTTGTAAGCATTTCCGCAGGGCTTGCAAAATGTGGTAAAAAAGCATACGCAGTTTCTCCGGCATGTTTCTTATCTACAAGAAGTTACGAGCAGTGCAAAGTAGATGTAGCTTATTCAAATACAAATGTAAAATTAATCGGTATCAGCGGAGGTGTCAGCTATGGTGCACTCGGAATGAGTCACCATTCTGCACAGGATATTGCAGCTATGAGTGCAATTCCAAATATGAGAGTATATCTTCCAAGTGACCATCTTCAGACAAAAGAACTTATGAAGGCATTATTAAAAGATGAAAAACCTGCGTATATTCGCACAGGAAGAAATGCAGTAGATCCGATTTATGAAGAAGGAAATGTTCCATTTGAAATGGATAAAGCAACGGTTGTAACAAAGGGAGAGGACGTGTTGATTGTTGCTTGTGGAGAAATGGTAAAACCTGCAAAAGACGCAGCAGATCTTTTGAAAGCAGAAGGAATCACAGCAACTGTTCTTGATATGTATTGTGTAAAACCGCTGGATAAAGAAGCAATCGTAAGAGAAGCTGTAAATGTAAAAGCAGTTGTTACAGTAGAAGAACATGCTCCGTTTGGCGGACTCGGTTCTATGGTTGCACAAGTCGTTGGAAGTGAATGCCCGAAAAAAGTGGTAAATATGTCACTGCCGGATGCTCCTGTTATTACAGGAACTTCACAGGAAGTGTTCAATTATTATAAATTGAATGCAGAAGGAATCGCCGAACAAGTGAAAGAAATTCTGTAG